A stretch of the Coprobacillus cateniformis genome encodes the following:
- a CDS encoding aldose 1-epimerase family protein: MTILKNDLLEVELNAKGAEIIKIVGQKDNMNYMWRRDPVQWANSAPILFPIVGAINNNECRIDGKTYTMTQHGFARHNEFMTHQLSDTCVEFELTPNEDILKQYPYLFDLKVIYTLNQNQLECHCIVRNTDSKTIYFQIGGHPAFACPFMENESSNEYYIEFEKDETLDQKIINVEERGMSHETKQLFDHERRFFIRQALFNNDAVVVKNFQSKWVALKSIHHQKSIKFYMENFEHLGIWAAKHVGGLIAIEPWVGHNDYVGFTGEFKEKESIVALPQNQEFECKFTVEINQ; the protein is encoded by the coding sequence ATGACAATTTTGAAAAATGATTTGTTGGAAGTAGAATTAAATGCTAAAGGTGCAGAGATAATTAAAATTGTTGGTCAAAAGGACAATATGAATTATATGTGGAGAAGAGATCCTGTCCAATGGGCAAATAGTGCACCTATCTTATTTCCAATTGTTGGTGCTATTAATAATAATGAATGCCGTATAGATGGAAAAACCTATACAATGACGCAACATGGTTTTGCAAGGCATAATGAGTTTATGACACATCAGTTGTCAGATACGTGTGTAGAATTTGAATTGACTCCTAATGAAGATATTTTAAAACAGTATCCTTATTTATTTGATTTGAAGGTAATTTATACACTAAATCAAAATCAGCTAGAATGTCATTGCATTGTTAGGAACACAGATTCAAAAACAATTTATTTTCAAATTGGTGGACATCCAGCTTTTGCTTGTCCATTTATGGAAAATGAGTCAAGCAATGAATACTATATAGAATTTGAAAAAGATGAAACTTTAGATCAAAAAATCATTAATGTAGAAGAGCGTGGTATGTCTCATGAAACGAAACAACTCTTTGATCATGAAAGAAGATTTTTTATAAGACAAGCTCTTTTTAATAACGATGCAGTTGTTGTTAAAAATTTTCAATCGAAATGGGTTGCATTAAAGTCTATTCATCATCAAAAATCAATTAAATTTTATATGGAGAATTTTGAACACTTAGGAATTTGGGCTGCTAAACATGTAGGTGGTTTAATTGCTATTGAGCCTTGGGTTGGACATAATGATTATGTTGGATTTACAGGAGAATTTAAAGAAAAAGAAAGTATCGTTGCGCTTCCACAAAATCAGGAGTTCGAGTGTAAATTTACTGTAGAAATCAACCAATAG
- the nagA gene encoding N-acetylglucosamine-6-phosphate deacetylase, protein MKKCIVNGKVILHDEIVEKNIFIENDKIVEISQRQPCDEEVIDAHGLYVAPGFIDVHTHGRAGSDTMYPTFEDLNTISKAALKTGVTTLLPTTMTMPAVDIAKAVENLAINKNKVEGAQILGTHLEGPFFNKIYKGAQPEECMILPTVENYLSFVKEHQDIVRKISIAPELEHSIELITYLNDKNTVVSLGHTNATYEEAQVAIDAGATSGTHTFNAMTPLTHRAPGVVGAIMVNDSVYAELILDGIHVNFAAAQALLRAKGKDKVILITDSIEAAGLPDGTYKLGTQPVYVKNGEARLANGALAGSIANMNDCVRNAFEHLGLTLNEAVNLASYNPAQSLGEPLLGEIKEGKFADIIFFDDRINIQKTMIKGEMK, encoded by the coding sequence ATGAAAAAATGTATTGTGAACGGGAAAGTTATTCTACATGATGAAATTGTAGAAAAAAATATTTTTATTGAAAATGATAAAATAGTGGAAATAAGTCAGCGTCAGCCTTGCGATGAAGAAGTGATTGATGCTCATGGATTATATGTTGCGCCTGGATTTATTGATGTCCATACACATGGTCGTGCTGGAAGTGATACAATGTATCCAACTTTTGAGGATTTAAATACGATTTCAAAGGCTGCTTTAAAAACTGGTGTTACAACATTGTTGCCAACAACTATGACTATGCCTGCTGTAGATATTGCAAAAGCAGTAGAAAATCTTGCTATAAATAAAAATAAAGTTGAAGGTGCTCAGATATTAGGGACTCATCTTGAGGGACCTTTCTTCAATAAAATTTATAAAGGTGCTCAACCAGAAGAATGTATGATTCTTCCAACTGTTGAAAATTATTTATCTTTTGTAAAAGAACATCAAGATATAGTTAGAAAAATTTCAATTGCACCAGAATTAGAACATTCAATAGAATTAATTACTTATTTAAATGATAAGAACACAGTTGTATCTTTGGGACATACAAATGCAACATATGAAGAGGCTCAGGTGGCTATTGATGCAGGAGCAACTTCTGGAACACATACTTTTAATGCTATGACACCATTGACACATAGAGCACCTGGCGTTGTTGGTGCTATTATGGTGAATGATAGTGTTTATGCAGAACTTATCTTGGATGGTATTCATGTTAATTTTGCTGCAGCACAAGCTTTATTGCGTGCAAAAGGTAAAGATAAAGTGATTTTAATCACAGATTCAATAGAAGCTGCTGGATTACCTGATGGAACATATAAGCTTGGAACACAACCAGTATATGTTAAAAATGGTGAAGCAAGATTGGCTAATGGGGCATTAGCGGGAAGTATTGCTAATATGAATGATTGTGTGAGAAATGCTTTTGAGCATCTTGGGTTGACTTTAAATGAGGCTGTGAATTTAGCTAGTTATAATCCGGCACAAAGTTTAGGAGAACCATTATTAGGTGAAATTAAAGAAGGTAAGTTTGCTGATATTATTTTCTTTGATGATCGTATTAACATCCAAAAGACAATGATAAAAGGTGAAATGAAATAG